The Alteriqipengyuania halimionae genome contains a region encoding:
- a CDS encoding DUF4112 domain-containing protein, with amino-acid sequence MESERPTRMIPQVPLGREPHHIRQRIEALEYVLERSFTVPGWGRKFGVDALAGLVPIAGDIITGALSAYLVWEARNLGLPKWKLARMAMNVGIDSTLGMVPIVGDAFDFFYRSNSRNLRIVKSHLDKHHPAARIIEG; translated from the coding sequence ATGGAAAGCGAACGCCCGACCCGCATGATTCCCCAGGTGCCGCTGGGGCGCGAGCCGCATCACATCCGGCAACGGATCGAGGCGCTCGAATACGTGCTCGAGCGGAGCTTCACCGTGCCCGGCTGGGGCCGCAAGTTCGGCGTGGACGCTTTGGCTGGCCTGGTCCCGATCGCCGGCGACATCATTACAGGGGCGCTTAGCGCCTATCTCGTCTGGGAAGCGCGCAATCTCGGCCTGCCCAAATGGAAGCTGGCGCGGATGGCGATGAATGTCGGTATCGATTCGACGCTAGGCATGGTTCCGATCGTGGGCGACGCATTCGATTTCTTCTATCGCTCGAACAGCCGCAACCTGCGCATCGTCAAGTCTCACCTCGATAAACATCATCCCGCTGCCCGCATTATCGAGGGCTGA
- a CDS encoding tryptophan 2,3-dioxygenase: MSDVTYSSYLDLEKILSAQHPASDAHDELLFIVIHQASELWLKLCLHELEGARDQIAQDHLRPAFKMLSRVAMAQRQLISSWDVLATMTPSDYSKIRPHLGNSSGFQSAQYRLMEFIMGGRDPNMITMHEATQDVAADLRAELDKPSLYDASLVLLKERGFAIPDEVLDRDRTGPHERSEAVEQAWARIYAAPEEHWELYELAEKLVDLEYHFQRWRFGHLKTVERIIGFKRGTGGTAGVAYLESVLSKGFFPELLSVRTVL; this comes from the coding sequence ATGAGCGATGTGACCTATTCGTCCTATCTGGACCTCGAGAAAATCCTGTCGGCGCAGCATCCGGCGTCCGACGCGCATGACGAGCTGCTGTTCATCGTCATCCACCAGGCCAGCGAGCTGTGGCTCAAGCTGTGTCTCCACGAGCTGGAGGGCGCGCGCGATCAGATCGCTCAGGACCATCTGCGTCCCGCTTTCAAGATGCTCAGCCGGGTCGCGATGGCCCAGCGCCAGCTGATCTCTAGCTGGGATGTGCTGGCAACGATGACGCCGTCCGACTATTCGAAGATCCGCCCGCATCTGGGCAATTCGTCGGGTTTCCAGTCGGCCCAGTACCGGTTGATGGAGTTTATCATGGGCGGGCGCGATCCGAACATGATCACGATGCACGAGGCGACCCAGGACGTCGCTGCGGACCTTCGCGCCGAGCTGGACAAGCCCTCGCTCTACGATGCTTCGCTGGTGCTGCTCAAAGAGCGCGGTTTCGCAATTCCCGACGAGGTTCTCGATCGCGATCGCACCGGCCCCCACGAACGCTCCGAAGCGGTCGAGCAGGCCTGGGCCAGGATTTACGCCGCGCCGGAAGAGCATTGGGAGCTTTACGAGCTGGCCGAAAAGCTGGTCGATCTCGAATACCATTTCCAGCGCTGGCGCTTCGGCCATCTGAAAACGGTCGAACGGATCATCGGCTTCAAGCGTGGCACGGGCGGCACCGCGGGGGTCGCCTACCTCGAAAGCGTGCTGTCCAAAGGGTTCTTCCCCGAATTGCTTTCAGTCAGGACCGTTCTCTAG
- a CDS encoding prephenate dehydratase domain-containing protein, which yields MSGHVLFAGEKGAFGEEFCRTYLAKRTPLGVASFAVVVEGVAEGRAECGVVPTRNSRAGPVDGVSELLENTAIRTVDHQWLAVRMHCLAVPSATLDDIAEVRSHPMALRQSFDFLNRHCWNRVEVGDTALAARQVAEEGNPRIAAFASRAAAQAYGLSILAENVHDDAANRTEFAIIVRRDSAAA from the coding sequence ATGTCGGGGCACGTCCTGTTCGCGGGCGAAAAAGGTGCCTTCGGCGAGGAATTCTGTCGGACCTATCTGGCCAAACGCACACCGCTCGGCGTCGCCAGTTTTGCGGTTGTGGTAGAAGGCGTAGCCGAAGGCCGCGCCGAGTGCGGCGTGGTGCCGACCCGCAATTCGCGGGCCGGACCAGTCGACGGCGTTTCCGAATTGCTCGAAAATACCGCGATACGGACCGTCGACCACCAATGGCTGGCCGTCCGTATGCATTGTCTCGCCGTGCCCAGCGCAACGCTCGACGATATTGCCGAGGTGCGCAGCCATCCCATGGCATTGCGACAGTCGTTCGATTTCCTGAACCGCCATTGCTGGAACCGGGTCGAAGTGGGCGACACCGCCCTCGCCGCGCGCCAGGTGGCCGAGGAAGGAAACCCCCGCATCGCAGCCTTCGCATCGCGCGCGGCAGCGCAAGCCTACGGCCTCTCGATCCTTGCCGAAAACGTCCATGATGACGCGGCCAATCGCACCGAATTCGCGATCATCGTGCGCCGCGACAGCGCAGCCGCCTAG
- a CDS encoding chorismate mutase has translation MHLHTTKPCSLDALRSEIDAIDNQILTLVERRTALARKIAQAKAERDTVEAEIPLRPIREEQLLARLANRSGSVPPASIRTIWRELMSLSLQAQRRTEIVLCAGQDNAALTQRAMRRFGSGAPLRPLSDSDIALEAARVDGAIAVIELRPGEDWWLALADDPDLSIIAELREPGMRHPALCIARVAECHLAKERRWLVLDEAQALERIMNGETLCPIANAGTKRLCVVEQIDEPMRGAA, from the coding sequence ATGCATCTTCACACCACCAAACCGTGCTCGCTCGACGCATTGCGCAGCGAGATCGACGCGATCGACAACCAGATTCTCACTCTCGTAGAGCGCCGCACGGCGCTGGCGCGCAAGATCGCGCAAGCCAAGGCGGAACGCGACACGGTCGAGGCCGAGATCCCGCTTCGCCCGATCCGCGAAGAACAGCTTCTCGCCCGCCTCGCCAACCGTTCCGGATCGGTTCCGCCCGCCAGCATACGCACGATCTGGCGCGAGCTTATGTCGCTTTCCCTCCAGGCGCAGCGCCGCACCGAAATCGTGCTTTGCGCCGGGCAGGACAATGCCGCGCTGACCCAGCGGGCTATGCGCCGCTTCGGTAGCGGTGCGCCCCTGCGTCCGCTGAGCGATTCCGACATCGCCCTCGAGGCGGCTCGCGTCGACGGGGCCATTGCGGTGATCGAATTGCGCCCGGGTGAGGATTGGTGGCTCGCGCTGGCCGATGACCCCGACCTTTCGATCATTGCCGAATTGCGCGAGCCGGGCATGCGCCATCCGGCGCTGTGCATCGCCCGCGTCGCCGAATGCCACCTTGCCAAAGAACGGCGCTGGCTGGTGCTCGATGAGGCGCAAGCGCTCGAGCGCATTATGAATGGCGAAACACTGTGTCCGATCGCCAATGCGGGAACCAAGCGACTGTGCGTGGTCGAACAAATCGACGAACCGATGCGCGGCGCCGCCTGA
- the ctrA gene encoding response regulator transcription factor CtrA, with protein sequence MRVLLIEDEPTTAKAIELMLTTEGFNVYSTDLGEEGLDLGKLYDYDIILLDLNLPDMHGYDVLKKLRVAKVQTPVLILSGVAEMDSKVRSFGFGADDYVTKPFHREELVARIHAVVRRSKGHSQSVIRTGKLAVNLDAKTVEVDGARVHLTGKEYAMLELLSLRKGTTLTKEMFLNHLYGGMDEPELKIIDVFICKLRKKLSSACGGENYIETVWGRGYVLRDPQDEGEQEAA encoded by the coding sequence ATGCGCGTACTGCTGATCGAAGACGAGCCGACAACCGCCAAGGCAATTGAGCTCATGCTGACGACCGAGGGCTTCAATGTCTATTCGACCGATCTCGGCGAAGAGGGTTTGGATCTCGGCAAGCTGTATGATTACGATATAATCCTGCTCGATCTGAACCTGCCGGATATGCACGGCTACGACGTGCTCAAGAAGCTCCGCGTCGCCAAGGTGCAGACGCCGGTGCTGATCCTCTCGGGCGTCGCCGAAATGGATTCCAAGGTTCGCAGCTTCGGTTTCGGTGCCGACGATTACGTAACCAAGCCGTTCCACCGCGAAGAGCTGGTCGCACGCATCCACGCTGTCGTGCGTCGCTCGAAAGGGCACAGCCAGTCGGTTATCCGCACCGGCAAACTGGCGGTGAACCTCGATGCAAAGACGGTCGAAGTCGACGGCGCGCGGGTCCACCTGACGGGCAAGGAATACGCGATGCTCGAGCTGCTCTCGCTGCGCAAGGGCACCACGCTGACCAAGGAAATGTTCCTCAACCACCTGTATGGCGGGATGGACGAACCCGAACTCAAGATCATCGACGTCTTCATCTGCAAGCTGCGCAAGAAGCTTTCGAGCGCATGCGGCGGCGAGAACTACATCGAAACCGTCTGGGGCCGCGGCTACGTGCTGCGCGACCCGCAGGACGAAGGCGAGCAGGAAGCCGCCTAG
- the trmB gene encoding tRNA (guanine(46)-N(7))-methyltransferase TrmB, giving the protein MTAHKPGDPTTLNRLYGRSVGKPLRAGKQELVDTLLPQLAVPADGPITAERLFGTDRPLHFEIGFGGGEHLAHRADLLPDHGFIGAEPFLNGVASALTHIKEGGLANIRLQHGDALEVLDRVPDGALTMVYLLHPDPWPKARHAKRRMMNPGPVEMIAAKLKPGGEFRFGTDHPVYLRHALMVMRRYCTEDGPFEWLCDGPQDFLKRPGGWPQTRYEAKARKQGHEVWYFRYRRR; this is encoded by the coding sequence ATGACAGCGCACAAGCCCGGCGATCCGACCACGCTCAACCGACTCTATGGCCGCTCGGTCGGCAAACCTCTGCGCGCGGGAAAGCAGGAACTCGTCGATACGCTCCTGCCGCAGCTTGCCGTGCCTGCCGACGGCCCGATTACGGCCGAACGGCTATTCGGCACCGACCGGCCGCTGCATTTCGAGATCGGCTTCGGTGGCGGCGAACATCTCGCGCACCGGGCGGACCTGCTGCCCGATCACGGCTTCATCGGGGCAGAACCCTTCCTCAACGGCGTCGCCAGCGCGCTGACGCATATCAAGGAGGGCGGGCTCGCCAATATCCGGCTGCAGCATGGCGATGCGCTCGAAGTGCTCGATCGTGTGCCCGATGGTGCACTGACTATGGTGTACCTGCTGCATCCCGATCCTTGGCCAAAGGCGCGCCATGCCAAGCGACGGATGATGAATCCCGGTCCGGTCGAAATGATCGCCGCCAAGCTCAAGCCCGGAGGCGAGTTCCGCTTCGGCACCGATCATCCGGTCTATCTGCGCCATGCGCTGATGGTGATGCGACGCTATTGCACCGAAGACGGGCCGTTCGAATGGCTCTGCGATGGTCCGCAGGATTTCCTCAAACGGCCCGGCGGTTGGCCGCAGACCCGCTACGAAGCGAAGGCCCGCAAGCAGGGCCACGAGGTCTGGTATTTCCGCTACCGGCGCCGCTAG
- a CDS encoding outer membrane protein, with the protein MRKGIAIAALAAAFATTPALAQSAPGGLYIGALAGYEGIDVEAQDGSASADADSVVYGISAGYDLSLGSAFVGIEGEISTSDGTTEFPASFGGARDGLEANGQYYVGARAGFALTPGITAYGKAGYTALDTSAFTQSGSLDELKDNAGGFRFGGGVQIGLPGPLEARVEYRRSRYDDAASPDFGETTTDQVVVGLGVRF; encoded by the coding sequence ATGAGAAAAGGCATTGCCATCGCCGCCCTCGCCGCAGCGTTCGCGACCACGCCCGCGCTGGCGCAATCTGCCCCGGGCGGGCTCTATATCGGAGCACTCGCCGGCTATGAGGGGATCGATGTCGAAGCGCAGGACGGGTCCGCCTCGGCCGATGCCGATTCGGTCGTGTACGGCATTTCCGCAGGCTACGACCTTTCGCTCGGCTCGGCCTTCGTCGGGATCGAGGGTGAGATCTCGACCAGCGACGGCACGACCGAATTTCCTGCCAGTTTCGGCGGCGCGCGCGACGGGCTCGAAGCCAATGGCCAGTATTATGTGGGCGCTCGTGCCGGCTTCGCGCTGACCCCGGGCATTACAGCCTATGGCAAGGCGGGATACACCGCGCTCGATACCAGTGCCTTCACCCAGTCGGGTTCGCTGGACGAATTGAAGGATAATGCCGGTGGCTTCCGTTTCGGCGGCGGAGTGCAGATCGGCCTGCCTGGTCCGCTCGAAGCGCGCGTCGAATATCGTCGCTCGCGCTACGACGATGCGGCTTCGCCCGATTTCGGCGAGACGACCACCGACCAGGTGGTGGTGGGTCTCGGCGTCCGCTTCTGA
- a CDS encoding NAD-dependent succinate-semialdehyde dehydrogenase: protein MITTTNPATGETIAEYETLDKAAIDRKLARAHDSYRDWRTSELSRRTDVLSKMGDLYESRKDELARLAVTEMGKPISQAIGEVEKCAALLHHFAKAGPDMLKPETWHLSDGGRAEGRWLPQGPVLAVMPWNFPYWQVVRFLAPTILAGNVGLLKHASIVQGVAAKMEELALEAGAPEGVFQNLCIGSDPIADIIADDRVIAATLTGSEGAGSAVAEQAGKNLKKVVLELGGSDPFIVMPSADIDQAVKDAVQARIQNNGQSCICGKRTIVHADIYDDFADRFIAALKDIEPGDPMDEDTELGPLSSESQRDTVLDQVSKAKEEGATLLFGGENIDRPGAWMTAGLLTDVEVGSETGTDEIFGPVGQLYRAADIDEAIRIANAIPYGLGSAAWTHDDSERERFANEIEAGMTTFNAVNGSKIEAPFGGIKRSGHGRELSRFGLHEFMNLKTVVYPEG from the coding sequence ATGATCACCACCACCAACCCCGCCACCGGCGAAACCATTGCCGAATACGAAACGCTCGACAAAGCGGCGATCGATCGCAAGCTGGCCCGCGCGCATGATAGCTATCGCGACTGGCGGACCAGCGAATTGTCGCGCCGCACCGATGTGCTTTCGAAGATGGGCGATCTCTACGAGAGCCGGAAGGACGAGCTCGCGCGGCTTGCCGTGACCGAAATGGGCAAGCCGATTTCGCAAGCGATCGGCGAGGTCGAGAAATGCGCCGCGCTACTCCATCATTTCGCTAAGGCCGGCCCGGACATGCTGAAGCCGGAGACCTGGCACCTGTCCGATGGCGGGCGGGCCGAAGGGCGCTGGTTGCCGCAGGGGCCGGTTCTGGCGGTGATGCCGTGGAACTTTCCCTATTGGCAGGTTGTACGCTTTCTCGCCCCGACGATCCTTGCCGGCAATGTGGGACTGCTGAAGCATGCCAGCATCGTGCAGGGCGTTGCCGCGAAGATGGAAGAGCTTGCTTTGGAGGCGGGCGCGCCGGAAGGCGTGTTCCAGAACCTTTGCATCGGCTCCGATCCGATCGCGGATATCATCGCCGACGATCGCGTAATCGCCGCCACGCTTACGGGCAGTGAAGGCGCGGGCTCGGCGGTGGCCGAGCAGGCGGGCAAGAATTTGAAGAAGGTCGTGCTCGAACTCGGCGGCTCGGATCCCTTCATCGTCATGCCCTCGGCCGATATCGATCAGGCGGTCAAGGACGCGGTCCAGGCGCGGATCCAGAACAACGGCCAGTCCTGCATCTGCGGCAAGCGCACCATTGTGCATGCCGATATCTACGACGATTTCGCCGACCGTTTCATCGCCGCCTTGAAGGACATCGAGCCCGGCGATCCGATGGATGAGGACACCGAACTCGGTCCGCTATCGAGCGAGAGCCAGCGCGATACGGTGCTCGACCAGGTGTCCAAAGCGAAGGAAGAAGGCGCAACCCTGCTGTTCGGCGGCGAAAATATCGATCGCCCCGGCGCGTGGATGACAGCAGGTCTTCTGACCGATGTCGAAGTGGGCAGCGAAACCGGGACGGACGAAATCTTCGGCCCTGTCGGGCAGCTCTACCGTGCCGCCGACATCGACGAAGCAATCCGCATCGCAAATGCGATTCCCTATGGCCTCGGCTCGGCTGCATGGACCCATGACGATAGCGAGCGCGAGCGCTTCGCCAACGAGATCGAAGCTGGCATGACCACATTCAACGCGGTCAACGGATCGAAGATCGAAGCACCGTTCGGCGGGATCAAGCGCTCGGGCCATGGCCGCGAATTGTCGCGCTTCGGCCTGCACGAATTCATGAACCTCAAGACCGTGGTCTACCCGGAAGGATAA
- a CDS encoding SDR family NAD(P)-dependent oxidoreductase: MPKRNQPKTIAIIGASRGLGLGLAKEFAERGWSVLATERSEGDDLHALADEQEAIEIAMVDVTDPTTFDNVCGRLDDGSVDAVIVNAGISGAKHQSSVEATADEVAHVMMTNAYGPIHLGKKLLPKLKDGGTLAFMSSLMGSIADSSGGYELYRTSKAAQNMLAKGVAEQDAGSRDIEVLSLHPGWVKTDMGGPNAKLTVEESVTGMADVIEASGQCGYRFVDYSGEEIPF, from the coding sequence ATGCCCAAACGTAATCAGCCCAAGACGATCGCCATCATCGGCGCTTCGCGCGGCTTGGGCCTCGGCCTTGCGAAGGAATTCGCGGAGCGAGGCTGGAGCGTGCTGGCGACCGAACGCAGTGAAGGCGACGACCTCCACGCGCTCGCGGACGAGCAGGAAGCCATCGAAATCGCCATGGTCGACGTCACCGATCCTACAACGTTCGACAATGTCTGCGGGCGATTGGACGACGGCAGCGTCGATGCCGTGATCGTCAATGCCGGAATCAGCGGCGCGAAACACCAGTCGAGCGTCGAAGCCACGGCGGACGAGGTCGCGCATGTGATGATGACCAATGCCTATGGCCCGATCCATCTCGGCAAAAAGCTGTTGCCCAAGCTGAAGGATGGCGGGACGCTGGCCTTCATGTCGTCGCTGATGGGCTCGATCGCGGACAGTTCGGGTGGCTACGAACTCTATCGCACCAGCAAGGCCGCGCAGAACATGCTGGCGAAGGGCGTGGCGGAGCAGGATGCAGGCTCGCGCGATATCGAAGTGCTCTCTCTCCACCCCGGCTGGGTGAAGACCGATATGGGCGGCCCCAATGCCAAGCTGACGGTCGAAGAAAGCGTTACCGGCATGGCCGATGTGATCGAAGCCAGCGGGCAGTGTGGCTATCGTTTCGTCGACTACAGCGGAGAAGAAATCCCTTTCTGA
- a CDS encoding NADP-dependent malic enzyme, whose amino-acid sequence MADSISDKETDDFTRREALFYHSAGRPGKIEVVATKPMTTQRDLALAYSPGVAAPVEAIAENPSCASDYTARSNLVAVISNGTAILGLGNLGALASKPVMEGKAVLFKRFADVDAIDLELDTEDPQRIIDAVSLLEPSFGGINLEDIAAPECFIIEQALREKMNIPVMHDDQHGTAIIAAAGLINACLLTNRKLEDVKMVVNGAGASAIACTALIKAMGVRHENVIMCDRSGPIYPGRDDVDQWKSAHAVETEARSLHEALKGADIFLGLSAAGALKPEWVAEMKDQPIIFAMANPVPEIMPEDAKAVRPDAIIATGRSDYPNQVNNVLGFPFIFRGALDVRATAINEEMKIAAANAIAELARERVPEEVAAAYGKHQQFGNDYIIPAPFDPRLLEVVSTAVAKAAMDSGVACKPIEDFDAYRVFLKGRLNPTTAVLTRVYEDAKKDPKRVVFAEAEEEVVLRAAIQLRDFGYGHPVLVGRTEKVREALERLAVDDIDSFEIENSADSEHIPAMVDYLYERLQRRGYTERDVRRMVNQERNVFAALLVALGHGDAVISGLTRTFSQTAREINRVLDPKAGEIPFGIHMMIGQNHTTFLADTTINERPSSADLAHIAKETARVARRMGHEPRVAFLSYSTFGNPEGQWLENIRNAVHILDDEGVDFEYEGEMAPDAALNEKVMELYPFSRLSGPANVLIMPGLQSANLSAKLLRELAGNATIGPMMVGMEKPVQIAPMTATAPDVLTLAVLASAGVVG is encoded by the coding sequence TTGGCCGACAGCATTTCCGATAAAGAAACCGACGATTTCACGCGCCGCGAGGCGCTGTTCTACCACTCGGCCGGACGTCCCGGCAAAATCGAGGTGGTCGCAACCAAACCGATGACCACGCAGCGTGACCTCGCGCTGGCCTATTCGCCCGGCGTGGCTGCCCCGGTCGAGGCGATTGCAGAAAATCCCTCCTGCGCCAGCGATTACACCGCGCGCAGCAATCTCGTCGCCGTGATCTCCAACGGCACGGCAATCCTCGGCCTCGGCAATCTCGGCGCGCTCGCGTCCAAGCCAGTGATGGAAGGCAAGGCCGTCCTCTTCAAACGCTTCGCCGATGTCGATGCGATCGACCTCGAACTCGACACCGAAGACCCGCAAAGGATCATCGATGCCGTCTCGTTGCTTGAACCCAGCTTCGGCGGGATCAATCTCGAAGACATCGCCGCACCCGAGTGCTTTATCATCGAGCAGGCACTGCGCGAAAAGATGAACATCCCGGTGATGCATGACGATCAGCATGGCACCGCGATCATCGCCGCTGCGGGGCTGATCAATGCCTGCCTGCTGACCAACCGCAAGCTCGAAGACGTCAAGATGGTCGTCAACGGCGCGGGCGCCTCGGCGATCGCCTGCACCGCGCTGATCAAGGCGATGGGCGTGCGGCACGAAAACGTGATCATGTGCGACCGCTCGGGCCCGATCTATCCCGGTCGCGACGATGTCGACCAGTGGAAGAGCGCGCATGCGGTGGAGACCGAGGCCCGCTCGCTCCACGAAGCGTTGAAGGGTGCGGACATCTTCCTCGGCCTGTCGGCCGCCGGTGCGCTGAAGCCCGAATGGGTCGCCGAGATGAAGGACCAGCCGATCATCTTCGCAATGGCCAACCCGGTGCCCGAGATCATGCCCGAAGACGCCAAGGCGGTGCGGCCCGATGCGATCATCGCGACCGGGCGTTCGGACTATCCGAACCAGGTCAACAATGTGCTCGGCTTCCCCTTCATCTTCCGCGGCGCGCTCGACGTGCGGGCAACCGCGATCAACGAGGAAATGAAGATCGCCGCCGCCAATGCGATCGCCGAGCTGGCGCGCGAGCGCGTGCCCGAGGAAGTCGCCGCCGCCTATGGCAAGCACCAGCAGTTCGGCAACGATTACATAATACCCGCCCCATTCGATCCCCGCCTGCTCGAAGTGGTATCGACCGCCGTCGCCAAGGCTGCGATGGACAGTGGCGTCGCGTGCAAGCCGATCGAGGATTTCGACGCCTATCGCGTGTTCCTCAAAGGTCGCCTCAACCCGACCACCGCCGTCCTCACCCGCGTCTACGAAGACGCGAAGAAGGATCCCAAGCGCGTGGTCTTCGCCGAGGCAGAGGAAGAAGTGGTGCTGCGCGCCGCGATCCAATTGCGCGATTTCGGCTATGGCCACCCGGTGCTGGTGGGACGCACGGAAAAGGTACGCGAAGCGCTCGAACGTCTGGCGGTCGACGACATCGACAGCTTCGAGATCGAGAATTCCGCCGACAGCGAACACATCCCGGCGATGGTCGATTACCTTTACGAACGGCTCCAGCGTCGCGGCTATACCGAGCGCGACGTGCGCCGCATGGTCAACCAGGAGCGCAACGTGTTTGCCGCGCTGCTGGTCGCGCTGGGCCATGGCGATGCGGTGATCTCTGGTTTGACGCGGACGTTCTCGCAGACCGCGCGCGAGATCAATCGCGTGCTCGATCCAAAGGCCGGCGAAATCCCGTTCGGCATCCACATGATGATCGGCCAGAACCACACGACTTTCCTCGCCGATACCACGATCAACGAGCGGCCTTCGTCGGCCGACCTCGCGCATATCGCCAAGGAAACCGCGCGGGTCGCGCGCCGCATGGGCCACGAACCGCGGGTTGCATTCCTGTCCTATTCGACCTTCGGCAATCCCGAAGGCCAGTGGCTCGAGAACATCCGTAATGCCGTCCACATCCTCGACGATGAAGGCGTGGACTTCGAATATGAAGGCGAAATGGCGCCTGATGCCGCGCTCAACGAAAAGGTGATGGAACTCTATCCGTTCAGCCGCCTCTCGGGCCCGGCCAATGTCCTGATCATGCCCGGCCTGCAGTCGGCCAACCTTTCGGCCAAGCTGCTGCGCGAACTGGCTGGCAATGCCACGATCGGCCCGATGATGGTCGGTATGGAAAAGCCGGTCCAGATCGCACCCATGACGGCCACCGCGCCCGATGTGCTGACGCTGGCCGTGCTGGCGAGTGCGGGCGTGGTCGGCTGA